A stretch of the Bradyrhizobium sp. CCBAU 53351 genome encodes the following:
- a CDS encoding DUF4082 domain-containing protein: MLYQKASFFYRARPLLWGESDFSESDLLVPPWNASGSGGLAARQVSDLRGAIGPSRSRTDATHWISSSGGYWNVAANWSRGMPDAVSSAFIDAPGSYVVTTRLNVDVGSLTVDAGAAIALGRESSFVVEGDTVNNGSIKLERSSGERSVAADFKGEVRGAGHFTIADRSVLEIRGAVSGQLVNGSFSGITVSFETDVGTLVLDRSAQFHGLIGSSSPDRPLSAGNLIDLRDLAFTSTMSASVHYDRSSNISTVDFSNGAGNVTLLFSGQDSNWTFASDGQGGTAVADPVTNPIVLENQKQGTSPNIWQIDVGANSTKIQGFTTAISTNVGGSVQFKINNQTGTPNYHIDVYRLGYYGGNGARLITTVQHQAATSVVQPAPLKDSSTGLVDAGNWSVTDSWNVPADAVSGVYIANVIDGTQVFQIPFVVRNDASQSAIVFQTADQTWQAYNPWGGANLYSGNGPGVNGSAYAVSYNRPITTRDGGLSSSSNDMVFSAEYPAIYWLEQNGYDVSYISGIDAATNGSLLLNHQIYMDVGHDEYWTDSQFANVQAAGHAGVNLTFLSGNEVYWQTRLSASIDASHTANRTLISYKDTHANQLIDPTGTATGTFMDARFASTGGMSGIPSNALTGTVFQVDGDSYGTIRIPYGMTQLRLWRNAPIAGTAQGQTASLTPNLLGYEWDASPDNGFRPAGLVSVSSTTLQTTKYLLDYGNTTGNGTATHGLVEFRDPVSGALVFGAGTVFWSWGLASDHDQYNIAPLTPTDRNVQQAMVNLFADMGVQPATLQASLVIATQSTDHTNPTSTITNLSATSVVEGQSITVTGAASDAGGVIGGVEVSSDGGSTWHPANSTVGASNVTWTYTFAAGAPGQLKIQSRAVDDSLNLEVPGTGVAYTVTPSSNLTIFSPTDTPAVVNTPDSAAVELGLKFVSAASGDITGIRFYKSTQNTGTHLGDLWTSTGTLLASATFTNETASGWQQVNFTTPVHIQAGVTYIASYHTNTGHYSTTDFYFDNPGHTSGSLTATGGGLNGVYAYGPGPLFPSNISMTDADNYWVDVVFKDTSQLPQANNDSGFKVTQNGVLNIAASELLANDTDPAGLSFSISGVSNPANGSVSYNVQTQTVTFNPAVNYAGAAQFAYTITDASGASGTGQVFLNVNYPLSAQSLFGTNDTPSVANSGDTSSVEVGLKFSASANGTITGLRFYKGSLNTGTHVAHLWSSTGTLLGTATFASETASGWQQVNFSSPISITAGTTYVASYHTNGNYSDTQNYFTTSISNGQLSAAATGNGVYSYGAGAIFPSNVFKATNYYVDVIFNGSASTNTPPTAVADAGDATEKGGVNNSTGGSSAAGNVLTNDTDPDAGDTKTVTAVSFGSTSGTLGAALNGAHGSLVLNASGAFTYTVNETDAAVQALRLASTTLSDVFNYTMRDAAGATSSTTLTITIHGANDAPVLAIQTGSQTATVGSAFSLTLSAGTFTDVDSGDSLTYAATTASGSALPAWLTFAPSTRTFSGTPSSADVGTLSVKTTATDLGSLAASETFNITVTTTPNTPPTAIADAGDATEKGGVNNSTAGASAAGNVLTNDTDPDAGDTKTVTAVSFGSTPGTLGAALNGAHGSLVLNASGAFTYTVNETDAAVQALRLASTTLSDVFSYTMRDAAGATSSTTLTITIHGANDAPVLAIQTGSQTATVGSAFSLTLPAGTFTDVDTGDTLTYTATAADGSALPAWLAFDGSTRTFSGTPTSADIGTLSLKTVATDLGGLTVSETFNIAVGATSISLFSASDTPSVLSTSDTSQVNLGVRFTSSAAGTITGIKYYKSPNDTGTHTGSLWSSTGTLLASATFSNESSSGWQTLTFSSPVSIAAGATYVASFHSNSHYADTPNYFTTARTSGPLTAFASTNGVYTYGTGNMFPTSTFGATNYWVDVLFSNAAGGTNQPPVANNDSGFNATQNVPLSISGSALLANDTDPNGDALTITGVSGAVSGTVSFSAQNNTVTFTPADGYTGPASFNYAVSDGRGGSASASASVTVHAPSATTVSLFSSNPTPSVVTVNDPNSVELGMKFQASVSGDIVGLRFYKGPSNTGQHVADLWTTTGALLATATFTNETASGWQQVNFATPVTITAGTTYVASYHTAGNYSDDPNLFANAVTNGPLTAPSSSSSGGNGVYAYGSGSLFPTNSFGATSYAVDVLFRPQLAA, translated from the coding sequence ATGCTATATCAAAAGGCGAGCTTTTTTTATCGAGCAAGGCCTCTCCTCTGGGGAGAGAGTGATTTCAGCGAGAGTGATTTGCTCGTGCCGCCCTGGAATGCGTCCGGGAGCGGCGGTTTAGCCGCCCGGCAGGTGTCCGATCTGCGGGGAGCGATTGGGCCTTCACGTTCCAGGACCGATGCGACGCATTGGATCAGTTCGAGCGGCGGCTATTGGAACGTCGCTGCGAACTGGAGCCGCGGCATGCCGGACGCCGTGTCCAGCGCCTTCATCGACGCCCCGGGATCTTATGTCGTCACAACCAGGCTCAATGTTGATGTCGGCAGCCTGACAGTTGATGCGGGCGCGGCTATTGCGCTCGGACGAGAGTCTTCCTTTGTAGTTGAAGGTGACACTGTCAACAATGGCAGCATAAAGCTCGAACGGTCCAGCGGGGAAAGGAGTGTTGCAGCGGACTTCAAAGGCGAGGTTCGGGGAGCGGGACACTTCACGATTGCCGACAGATCAGTTCTCGAGATCAGAGGGGCGGTCTCCGGGCAACTCGTCAACGGTTCATTCTCTGGAATAACCGTCTCCTTCGAGACGGACGTCGGCACCTTGGTTCTCGATCGCTCTGCCCAATTCCATGGCCTGATCGGAAGTTCGTCGCCGGATCGGCCGCTTTCAGCCGGTAATCTGATAGACCTCAGGGATCTCGCCTTCACGTCGACGATGTCAGCATCCGTCCATTACGACCGGAGCTCAAACATCAGCACGGTCGATTTCAGCAATGGAGCTGGCAACGTCACCCTGCTGTTCTCCGGCCAGGACTCGAACTGGACCTTTGCAAGTGATGGGCAGGGCGGCACAGCCGTTGCAGATCCAGTTACGAACCCGATCGTTCTGGAAAATCAGAAGCAAGGCACATCGCCGAACATCTGGCAGATTGATGTTGGCGCAAATTCGACCAAAATCCAAGGGTTCACGACGGCGATAAGCACTAATGTCGGCGGGTCCGTCCAATTCAAGATCAACAACCAGACGGGCACGCCGAACTATCACATCGATGTCTACCGGCTTGGTTACTACGGAGGCAACGGCGCCAGGCTGATCACGACGGTGCAGCATCAAGCTGCAACCTCCGTCGTGCAACCGGCGCCGTTGAAAGACAGCTCGACCGGCCTGGTCGATGCCGGCAATTGGAGCGTGACCGACTCCTGGAACGTGCCGGCCGACGCGGTCTCTGGCGTGTACATCGCCAACGTCATCGACGGAACACAGGTGTTCCAAATTCCATTCGTGGTCCGCAATGATGCGTCACAAAGCGCGATCGTGTTTCAGACCGCCGATCAGACCTGGCAGGCCTATAACCCTTGGGGCGGAGCCAATCTCTACAGCGGCAACGGACCTGGCGTGAACGGCTCCGCCTACGCCGTGAGCTACAATCGTCCCATTACCACGCGCGACGGCGGACTCTCGAGCTCTTCCAACGACATGGTATTTTCGGCCGAATATCCGGCAATCTATTGGCTCGAGCAGAACGGATACGACGTTTCTTACATTTCGGGCATCGATGCGGCCACAAACGGATCGCTGCTGCTCAATCATCAAATCTATATGGATGTGGGTCACGACGAGTACTGGACCGACAGCCAGTTCGCCAACGTCCAAGCGGCCGGCCATGCCGGCGTCAATCTGACTTTTCTGAGCGGCAACGAAGTGTATTGGCAGACCAGGCTGTCAGCCAGCATTGATGCCAGTCACACGGCCAATCGGACTTTGATCTCGTACAAGGACACCCATGCCAACCAATTGATCGACCCGACAGGGACTGCGACAGGAACGTTTATGGACGCCCGCTTTGCGTCGACCGGAGGCATGTCGGGTATCCCCTCTAACGCACTGACCGGAACGGTCTTCCAGGTCGACGGAGATTCCTACGGCACGATCAGGATCCCGTATGGAATGACGCAGTTGAGGCTTTGGCGCAACGCGCCGATTGCTGGGACCGCGCAAGGCCAGACTGCGTCTCTGACGCCGAACCTGCTCGGCTATGAATGGGACGCATCACCGGATAATGGGTTTCGCCCGGCCGGTCTGGTGAGTGTCTCCTCGACCACGCTGCAAACCACGAAGTACTTGCTCGATTACGGCAATACCACGGGCAACGGTACAGCCACCCACGGTCTCGTAGAGTTTCGGGATCCCGTGAGTGGTGCCCTTGTTTTCGGCGCGGGCACCGTGTTCTGGTCCTGGGGTCTTGCATCGGACCATGACCAGTACAACATAGCCCCACTAACGCCGACTGATCGGAATGTCCAACAGGCCATGGTCAACCTGTTCGCTGACATGGGCGTTCAGCCTGCGACGCTGCAGGCCAGCCTGGTGATTGCCACCCAATCGACCGACCACACGAATCCGACCTCCACGATTACCAATCTCTCCGCCACAAGCGTTGTGGAGGGCCAGTCTATCACCGTGACTGGAGCGGCAAGCGACGCCGGTGGGGTCATCGGTGGTGTTGAAGTATCATCCGACGGCGGCAGCACCTGGCATCCGGCCAACAGCACCGTGGGAGCGTCCAATGTCACCTGGACCTATACGTTTGCCGCAGGCGCGCCGGGACAGTTGAAGATCCAGAGCAGGGCCGTCGACGACAGTTTAAACCTAGAAGTCCCAGGCACGGGCGTTGCTTACACGGTAACGCCATCTTCGAATTTGACGATCTTCAGTCCCACGGACACTCCGGCGGTCGTCAACACTCCGGACAGCGCCGCCGTGGAGTTGGGGCTCAAGTTCGTTTCAGCAGCCTCCGGCGATATCACAGGCATCCGCTTCTATAAGAGCACTCAAAACACGGGGACGCATCTCGGCGATCTCTGGACGTCGACCGGGACGCTGCTCGCCAGCGCAACATTCACCAACGAAACCGCAAGCGGCTGGCAACAAGTCAACTTCACGACGCCGGTCCATATACAGGCCGGGGTGACCTACATCGCCTCCTATCATACCAACACCGGCCACTATTCCACGACCGATTTCTATTTCGACAATCCAGGTCACACCAGCGGCTCATTGACCGCGACAGGTGGCGGCCTGAACGGCGTCTACGCTTATGGCCCGGGACCGCTCTTCCCCTCCAATATCTCGATGACGGATGCTGACAATTACTGGGTCGATGTTGTCTTCAAGGATACCAGCCAGCTGCCGCAGGCCAACAACGATAGCGGCTTCAAGGTCACGCAGAACGGTGTGCTGAATATCGCGGCATCGGAACTGCTCGCCAACGATACAGATCCGGCCGGTCTGTCCTTTTCGATCAGTGGCGTAAGTAATCCGGCTAACGGCTCCGTAAGTTACAATGTCCAAACCCAGACGGTGACATTCAATCCAGCCGTTAATTACGCGGGAGCGGCGCAATTCGCGTATACGATCACGGACGCCTCGGGCGCCAGCGGAACGGGCCAGGTCTTCCTCAATGTCAACTATCCGCTATCCGCCCAGAGCCTGTTCGGCACCAATGACACGCCAAGCGTTGCCAACTCCGGCGACACAAGCTCGGTCGAGGTGGGCCTCAAGTTCAGCGCATCGGCCAACGGAACTATAACGGGGCTGCGCTTCTACAAGGGCTCGCTCAACACAGGTACCCACGTCGCGCATCTCTGGAGTTCGACCGGAACGCTGCTCGGCACCGCGACCTTCGCGAGTGAGACCGCTAGCGGTTGGCAGCAGGTTAATTTCTCGAGCCCGATATCCATTACCGCGGGCACGACGTATGTCGCTTCCTATCACACCAACGGCAATTATTCAGACACTCAGAACTATTTCACCACCTCGATCTCCAATGGCCAGCTGAGCGCTGCCGCCACGGGAAATGGCGTGTATAGTTACGGAGCCGGAGCCATATTTCCATCGAACGTCTTCAAAGCAACGAATTATTATGTCGACGTGATTTTCAACGGATCCGCGAGTACCAACACGCCGCCGACAGCGGTTGCCGACGCGGGCGACGCGACCGAGAAAGGCGGTGTCAACAACAGCACCGGGGGGTCGTCCGCCGCGGGAAACGTGCTGACCAACGACACTGATCCAGATGCCGGCGACACCAAGACCGTGACTGCGGTCAGCTTCGGTTCGACCTCCGGCACGCTCGGCGCCGCTCTGAACGGCGCTCATGGAAGTCTCGTGCTCAACGCGTCAGGCGCCTTCACCTATACAGTCAATGAGACGGATGCGGCCGTGCAGGCCCTGCGGCTTGCGTCCACCACGCTGTCGGACGTCTTCAATTATACAATGCGTGATGCCGCCGGCGCGACATCCTCGACAACGCTCACGATCACCATTCATGGAGCAAATGATGCGCCGGTACTTGCGATCCAGACCGGCAGCCAAACCGCAACGGTGGGTTCGGCGTTCTCGCTGACGCTGTCGGCCGGCACCTTCACCGACGTCGATTCCGGCGATTCGCTCACCTACGCAGCGACGACAGCCAGCGGCTCCGCACTTCCTGCCTGGCTCACCTTTGCCCCATCAACCCGGACTTTCAGCGGTACTCCATCGTCGGCCGATGTTGGTACGCTAAGCGTGAAGACGACCGCGACCGATCTCGGTAGCCTTGCTGCAAGCGAAACGTTCAATATCACCGTAACGACGACCCCGAACACGCCGCCGACAGCGATTGCCGACGCGGGCGACGCGACCGAGAAAGGCGGTGTCAACAACAGCACCGCGGGGGCGTCCGCCGCGGGAAACGTGCTGACCAACGACACTGATCCAGATGCCGGCGACACCAAGACCGTGACTGCGGTCAGCTTCGGTTCGACCCCCGGCACGCTCGGCGCCGCTCTGAACGGCGCTCATGGAAGTCTCGTGCTCAACGCGTCAGGCGCCTTCACCTACACGGTCAATGAGACGGATGCGGCCGTGCAGGCCCTGCGGCTTGCGTCCACCACGCTGTCGGACGTCTTCAGTTATACAATGCGTGATGCCGCCGGCGCGACATCGTCGACAACGCTCACGATCACCATTCATGGCGCAAATGATGCGCCGGTACTTGCGATCCAGACCGGCAGCCAGACCGCAACGGTGGGCTCGGCGTTCTCGCTGACGCTGCCGGCCGGCACCTTCACCGACGTCGATACCGGCGACACACTCACCTACACGGCAACTGCCGCCGACGGCTCGGCGCTTCCTGCCTGGTTGGCTTTCGACGGCTCGACACGGACTTTCAGTGGCACGCCGACCTCAGCCGACATCGGCACGCTCAGCCTGAAGACCGTCGCGACGGATCTCGGTGGTCTCACGGTGAGCGAAACGTTCAATATCGCGGTGGGCGCGACCTCCATCAGCTTGTTCTCCGCTTCCGATACGCCTTCGGTGCTGTCGACGTCCGACACATCTCAGGTCAATCTTGGTGTCCGATTTACGTCCTCGGCTGCCGGCACGATTACCGGCATCAAGTACTACAAGAGTCCGAACGACACAGGCACTCACACCGGATCACTGTGGAGCAGTACGGGAACGCTGCTCGCCAGCGCGACCTTCTCCAACGAGAGCAGCAGCGGCTGGCAGACCCTCACATTCAGTAGCCCGGTATCGATCGCGGCCGGAGCCACCTACGTCGCGAGCTTCCACAGCAACAGCCACTACGCCGATACGCCGAACTATTTCACCACCGCGCGAACGAGTGGCCCGCTCACGGCCTTCGCGAGCACCAATGGTGTCTACACCTACGGAACGGGAAATATGTTTCCGACCAGCACGTTCGGGGCGACCAATTATTGGGTCGATGTCTTGTTCAGCAATGCCGCTGGCGGCACGAACCAGCCTCCGGTCGCCAATAACGACAGTGGCTTCAACGCCACCCAAAACGTGCCGCTCAGTATTTCCGGGTCGGCCCTTCTCGCAAACGATACCGATCCGAATGGGGACGCGCTGACAATCACGGGCGTCAGCGGGGCTGTCAGCGGCACCGTCAGTTTCAGTGCCCAGAACAACACGGTGACGTTCACTCCCGCCGACGGGTATACCGGGCCGGCATCATTCAACTACGCCGTTTCCGACGGGAGGGGCGGCTCAGCAAGCGCTAGTGCGAGCGTGACCGTTCATGCGCCGTCGGCAACCACCGTAAGCCTGTTCAGCTCCAATCCAACGCCCAGCGTCGTGACGGTTAATGATCCGAATTCGGTCGAGCTTGGCATGAAGTTCCAGGCGTCCGTGTCGGGCGACATTGTAGGCCTGCGCTTCTACAAGGGGCCATCCAACACGGGTCAGCATGTCGCCGATCTCTGGACCACCACAGGGGCCCTGCTGGCCACTGCCACGTTCACCAACGAGACGGCGAGCGGCTGGCAGCAGGTGAACTTCGCGACACCGGTTACGATCACGGCAGGGACGACCTATGTCGCCTCCTACCACACTGCGGGCAACTATTCGGACGATCCAAATCTGTTTGCCAATGCGGTGACGAACGGACCACTAACGGCTCCGTCATCGTCGTCGAGCGGAGGCAACGGAGTCTACGCGTATGGATCCGGCAGCCTGTTTCCGACCAACAGCTTCGGCGCGACCAGCTATGCGGTCGACGTACTCTTCAGGCCGCAGCTCGCTGCATAG
- the rfbA gene encoding glucose-1-phosphate thymidylyltransferase RfbA — protein sequence MLKGIVLAGGSGTRLYPITRVVSKQLLPIYDKPMIYYPLSTLMLAGIREILIITTPADRSQFERLLGNGSQWGIRLSYAEQPRPGGLAEAFIVGADFIGTDRVAMVLGDNIFFGGGLRELLVKAAAREEGATVFAYHVRDPERYGVVTFDDAGRPLRIDEKPRRPTSNWAVTGLYFFDNRVVRYARSVEPSPRGELEITDLQMRYLAAGALHVERMGRGFAWLDTGTVESLIDAGTFVQTLEKRQGMKVACVEEVAFRQGFISQDQLRGLIQPLEKSGYGRYLNELLRLPGMSPDVAADA from the coding sequence ATGCTGAAGGGAATCGTCCTGGCTGGCGGCAGCGGAACACGGCTCTACCCGATCACACGTGTGGTCAGCAAGCAGCTGCTGCCCATCTATGACAAGCCGATGATCTACTATCCGCTGTCGACACTGATGCTGGCAGGCATCCGCGAGATCCTGATCATCACGACCCCGGCGGACCGATCCCAGTTCGAGCGATTGCTCGGGAACGGAAGCCAGTGGGGAATCCGGCTCAGCTATGCCGAACAACCGCGCCCGGGCGGGCTTGCTGAAGCGTTTATTGTAGGCGCCGATTTCATCGGAACTGATCGCGTCGCGATGGTACTCGGGGACAACATCTTTTTCGGCGGCGGTTTGCGCGAACTGCTCGTGAAAGCCGCGGCCCGCGAGGAAGGCGCAACCGTGTTCGCGTATCACGTGCGCGATCCTGAGCGGTACGGCGTTGTTACGTTTGACGACGCCGGCCGCCCACTACGAATCGACGAGAAGCCGAGAAGGCCGACATCGAACTGGGCCGTCACCGGTCTGTATTTTTTCGACAACCGGGTTGTGCGGTATGCCCGCAGTGTCGAACCGTCCCCCCGGGGAGAACTCGAGATCACCGATCTGCAAATGCGCTATCTCGCGGCCGGCGCTCTCCACGTCGAGCGCATGGGAAGGGGATTCGCATGGTTGGATACGGGCACTGTCGAGTCGCTTATCGATGCAGGGACGTTCGTCCAGACGCTGGAAAAGCGGCAAGGCATGAAGGTGGCTTGCGTTGAGGAGGTCGCCTTTCGCCAGGGATTCATCAGTCAAGATCAGCTTCGCGGACTGATTCAGCCACTGGAGAAGAGCGGATACGGCAGGTATCTGAACGAACTCCTGCGCTTGCCCGGGATGTCTCCCGACGTCGCAGCCGACGCTTGA
- the rfbD gene encoding dTDP-4-dehydrorhamnose reductase yields the protein MIERPILIAGRNGQLGSCLRDAAALRGLSAVALGRKELDLEVRDGIDRTVASIAPCMIINAAAYTAVDLAESEVGKAFSINRDGAAALADVAWQRNLPFLHLSTDYVFDGAKREAYDEADVPAPLNTYGASKLAGEAAVLAAHPLATVVRSSWIYSSIGSNFVRTMLRLAETRPIVRVVCDQSGSPTSAADLAAALLKIAQRSLTDDRRTAAGIFHVAGQGTTSWHGFAEAIFDGLSRRGGRPPTLEAITTAQYPSAARRPVNSRLESSKAERVFGIRLPCWRQSLETCLDQLVEGADTDAEGNRPGWRQRNTALPDHTCGQQAAAAHL from the coding sequence ATGATCGAACGACCGATTCTGATTGCTGGTCGAAATGGCCAATTGGGCAGCTGCCTTCGTGATGCCGCTGCTCTTCGCGGCCTGTCTGCGGTTGCCCTCGGGCGCAAGGAGCTCGACCTTGAGGTCCGGGACGGGATCGACAGGACGGTCGCCTCGATCGCCCCCTGCATGATCATTAATGCCGCGGCCTATACGGCTGTGGACCTCGCGGAGTCCGAGGTCGGAAAGGCCTTCAGCATCAATCGCGACGGCGCGGCTGCGCTGGCGGATGTTGCATGGCAGAGGAACCTTCCATTTTTGCACTTGTCCACCGATTACGTCTTCGACGGTGCCAAGCGCGAGGCTTATGACGAGGCCGACGTGCCGGCGCCGCTGAACACATACGGTGCATCAAAGCTGGCCGGCGAGGCGGCCGTATTGGCGGCGCATCCCCTGGCGACCGTCGTCAGGTCGTCGTGGATCTACAGCTCGATAGGCAGCAACTTCGTTCGGACAATGTTGCGGCTGGCCGAAACGCGCCCGATCGTAAGGGTCGTTTGCGACCAATCCGGAAGCCCAACGTCGGCCGCGGATCTGGCCGCAGCGCTGCTGAAAATTGCACAGCGGTCGCTCACCGATGACCGCCGCACAGCGGCGGGCATCTTCCATGTGGCCGGCCAGGGAACAACGAGCTGGCATGGCTTTGCCGAGGCAATCTTCGATGGTTTATCCCGTCGGGGAGGGCGACCGCCGACGCTGGAAGCGATCACGACAGCGCAGTATCCGAGCGCTGCGCGCAGGCCAGTAAACTCGCGCCTGGAGTCATCCAAAGCAGAACGCGTGTTTGGAATTCGATTACCCTGCTGGCGCCAATCTCTCGAAACCTGTCTCGACCAACTTGTCGAAGGAGCAGACACCGATGCTGAAGGGAATCGTCCTGGCTGGCGGCAGCGGAACACGGCTCTACCCGATCACACGTGTGGTCAGCAAGCAGCTGCTGCCCATCTATGA
- the rfbB gene encoding dTDP-glucose 4,6-dehydratase encodes MRVLVTGGAGFIGSAVCRQLALEAEASVVNVDKLTYAANLASLASIDGTSRYRFEQQDICDQEAVTRLFHKWEPSAVIHLAAESHVDRSITGSATFISTNIVGTYTLLEAARRYYDGLSSQRKRQFRFIHVSTDEVYGSLGPADCFREDTPYRPSSPYSASKAASDHLALAWYKTYGLPVIVSNCSNNYGPFQFPEKLIPLTILNAIEYKSLPVYGDGSNVRDWLHVEDHAAGLIRLLSDGRAGEKYNFGGDSERSNLEVVTQICETLDRLRPGPAARRSLISFVPDRPGHDARYAIDASKARSELGWRPTRSFEQGLAETVEWYLASGAWWARARSMVYDGSRLGLPATQH; translated from the coding sequence ATGCGTGTTCTGGTGACGGGTGGGGCGGGATTTATCGGGTCCGCGGTCTGCCGCCAATTGGCCTTGGAAGCCGAGGCCTCGGTCGTCAATGTCGACAAGTTGACCTACGCAGCCAATTTGGCCTCGTTGGCCTCCATCGACGGTACCAGCCGCTATCGATTTGAACAGCAGGACATCTGCGATCAGGAGGCGGTCACTCGCTTATTCCACAAATGGGAGCCGAGCGCGGTTATCCACTTGGCGGCCGAAAGCCATGTCGATCGGTCGATTACCGGCTCGGCAACGTTCATCAGTACCAACATTGTCGGCACTTACACTCTACTGGAGGCAGCCAGGCGATATTACGACGGGCTGTCGAGTCAGCGGAAGAGACAGTTCAGGTTCATACACGTGTCGACGGACGAGGTGTACGGTTCATTGGGGCCGGCCGACTGCTTCCGGGAAGATACCCCTTATCGGCCGAGTTCTCCCTATTCAGCGAGCAAAGCGGCCTCGGACCACCTCGCGCTCGCCTGGTACAAGACCTATGGCTTGCCGGTGATCGTGTCGAACTGTTCGAACAACTACGGACCATTCCAATTCCCGGAAAAGCTCATTCCGCTGACAATTCTCAACGCGATTGAATACAAGTCGTTGCCTGTCTACGGCGACGGAAGCAACGTGCGGGATTGGCTTCATGTCGAGGACCACGCAGCAGGCCTGATCAGGCTGCTAAGCGATGGCAGGGCCGGAGAGAAGTATAATTTCGGCGGCGACAGCGAACGCTCCAACCTGGAAGTCGTCACCCAGATTTGTGAAACGCTTGATCGATTGCGTCCCGGGCCAGCAGCGAGGCGATCGTTGATTTCGTTCGTGCCGGATCGTCCGGGACACGACGCACGTTACGCGATCGATGCGTCCAAAGCTCGCAGCGAGCTGGGCTGGCGGCCGACCCGAAGCTTCGAACAAGGTCTCGCCGAGACGGTGGAATGGTATCTGGCCAGCGGCGCCTGGTGGGCGCGGGCTCGCAGCATGGTTTACGACGGCTCGCGTCTTGGCCTTCCAGCCACCCAACACTGA
- the rfbC gene encoding dTDP-4-dehydrorhamnose 3,5-epimerase, protein MLEVRSLAIPDVKVVRLKRFSDTRGYFCETFRRSAFVENGISQDFIQDNQSCSERVGTVRGLHFQRPPFAQAKLVRVLRGAILDVVLDLRRRSPTFGKHVSVKLDSESDEQLLVPKGFAHGFCTLEPQTTVLYKVDEVYSPEHDGGVYWADPELAIEWPVKATEAQLSPKDRALPTFGQLTPVFE, encoded by the coding sequence ATGCTGGAAGTGCGAAGTTTGGCGATTCCGGACGTAAAGGTCGTCCGATTAAAGCGTTTTTCCGATACGCGGGGCTATTTCTGCGAAACGTTCCGTCGCTCTGCGTTTGTCGAAAATGGGATTTCCCAAGACTTTATCCAGGACAATCAGTCATGCTCCGAGCGCGTCGGCACGGTTCGCGGATTGCACTTCCAGCGGCCTCCCTTCGCGCAGGCCAAGCTCGTTCGCGTGTTGAGAGGAGCGATCCTTGATGTGGTGCTCGATCTGCGGCGTCGGTCGCCGACGTTCGGCAAGCACGTCTCGGTCAAGTTGGATAGCGAGAGTGACGAGCAGTTGCTCGTTCCGAAAGGGTTCGCTCACGGCTTCTGTACGCTCGAGCCTCAAACCACCGTCCTTTATAAAGTCGATGAAGTCTACTCGCCGGAGCACGATGGCGGCGTCTACTGGGCCGATCCCGAATTGGCAATTGAGTGGCCGGTGAAGGCCACAGAGGCCCAGCTTTCGCCGAAGGATCGAGCGCTTCCCACCTTCGGTCAGCTTACTCCCGTGTTTGAGTAG